A genomic region of Kribbella sp. NBC_00382 contains the following coding sequences:
- a CDS encoding TetR/AcrR family transcriptional regulator, translated as MDSLRERLVAAGVELLEEEGLAELSLRAITRRTGVSHGAPRRYFPTHNALLAAIAATGLADLADRLRTPGASETVEDQLIELGLRYLAFARTRPAMFQLIFRHDLLEGAGGNLRETSLPLLATITTLIEQTGAPDAPTRTIALWTNLHGLATLTITNALGLLDTDPADLIPGIVHAHLA; from the coding sequence GTGGACTCATTGCGCGAGCGGCTCGTCGCGGCCGGTGTCGAACTTCTTGAAGAGGAAGGCCTGGCCGAACTGTCCCTGCGCGCGATCACCCGGCGTACCGGCGTCTCGCACGGCGCGCCTCGCCGGTACTTTCCCACGCACAACGCGCTCTTGGCAGCCATTGCCGCGACCGGCCTCGCGGACCTGGCCGACCGACTCCGTACTCCGGGCGCCAGCGAAACCGTCGAGGATCAGTTGATCGAATTGGGGTTGCGCTACCTGGCCTTCGCTCGGACCCGCCCGGCGATGTTCCAGCTCATCTTCCGGCACGACCTTCTCGAAGGCGCCGGCGGCAACCTCCGCGAGACGTCCCTCCCGCTCCTCGCCACCATCACCACCCTGATCGAGCAAACCGGCGCCCCCGACGCCCCCACCCGAACCATCGCCCTCTGGACCAACCTCCACGGCCTGGCCACCCTCACCATCACCAACGCCCTGGGCCTGCTCGACACCGATCCCGCCGACCTCATCCCGGGCATCGTCCACGCCCACCTCGCCTGA
- a CDS encoding MBL fold metallo-hydrolase, with product MQIGEIRVDAVSDGTFVVHPKYFGDGVAEGARAEFFARDGLAWLPIGCFLVRTGERTILVDAGLGPDQDELAHGMRLVGGQLFVGLGALGVEAGDITDVVITHFHTDHVGWLFDLAADPVFPNAMIWYGAADWDYFVNGPGDIRPHIRDGFLAHADRQHPLTHDTAVAGGVTAVLTPGHTPGHLCLEIASGNESLILLGDAITCPIQFSEPTWHSYGDVDPVAAQNSRDRLWERLKSTPGVGAHFPHLTAGQVSDW from the coding sequence ATGCAGATCGGCGAGATCCGGGTGGATGCGGTCAGTGATGGGACGTTCGTTGTGCATCCGAAGTACTTCGGGGATGGGGTGGCGGAGGGGGCGCGGGCGGAGTTCTTTGCGCGGGATGGGCTGGCCTGGTTGCCGATCGGGTGTTTTCTGGTTCGTACGGGCGAGCGGACGATTCTGGTCGACGCCGGGTTGGGGCCGGATCAGGATGAGCTGGCGCATGGGATGCGGTTGGTGGGCGGGCAGCTCTTCGTCGGGCTGGGCGCGTTGGGGGTCGAGGCCGGCGATATCACCGACGTTGTCATCACTCATTTCCACACGGATCACGTTGGCTGGCTCTTCGACCTGGCCGCCGATCCGGTCTTCCCCAACGCGATGATCTGGTACGGCGCTGCCGACTGGGACTACTTCGTCAACGGGCCGGGTGATATTCGGCCGCATATTCGTGACGGGTTTCTGGCGCATGCTGACCGGCAGCACCCGCTGACGCACGACACCGCGGTCGCCGGTGGCGTTACCGCAGTACTGACTCCCGGTCACACCCCCGGTCACCTGTGTCTAGAGATTGCCTCAGGCAACGAGTCGCTGATCCTGCTGGGCGACGCCATCACCTGTCCGATCCAGTTCTCGGAGCCCACCTGGCACTCGTACGGCGACGTCGATCCCGTCGCTGCCCAGAACAGCCGGGACAGGCTCTGGGAACGGTTGAAGAGCACGCCTGGTGTCGGGGCTCATTTCCCGCACCTCACGGCCGGCCAGGTTTCTGACTGGTAG
- a CDS encoding phosphatase PAP2 family protein encodes MTTAGVVLRTRSWRLLGGVFAMGIFALPVLVLGFAVRQQFDPLIDADDAAISRATSFSVRHGLVTALEVVQAISQPVCVYTVALAVVIWTWRAKKLKGRALWAGVTMLVGWAIGAGAKLVVQRERPIVDDSVPHAQGYSFPSGHALNITLAASVMVFLLWPLLSVAGRRIGIAVAALVVVVVGLDRIFIGAHFPSDVVAGFILGVGIVYSSWIGFIGKTAATSSPGPSHPA; translated from the coding sequence ATGACGACGGCTGGCGTGGTGTTGCGGACGCGGAGTTGGCGGTTGCTGGGCGGCGTCTTCGCGATGGGGATCTTCGCGTTGCCGGTGCTGGTGCTCGGGTTTGCTGTCCGGCAGCAGTTCGATCCCTTGATCGATGCGGACGATGCCGCGATCAGTCGCGCGACCAGCTTCTCGGTGCGGCATGGGCTCGTGACGGCGCTGGAGGTGGTGCAGGCGATCAGCCAGCCGGTCTGCGTCTACACCGTCGCGCTCGCTGTGGTGATCTGGACCTGGCGGGCGAAGAAGCTGAAGGGGCGGGCGCTGTGGGCCGGCGTCACGATGCTGGTCGGCTGGGCGATCGGGGCGGGCGCCAAGCTCGTCGTCCAGCGGGAGCGGCCGATCGTCGATGATTCGGTGCCGCATGCCCAGGGGTACTCGTTTCCTTCAGGTCACGCACTCAACATCACCCTGGCGGCCAGCGTCATGGTGTTCCTGTTGTGGCCGTTGCTGTCGGTTGCCGGCCGGCGGATCGGGATCGCGGTGGCTGCCCTCGTGGTGGTCGTCGTCGGGCTCGACCGAATCTTCATCGGCGCGCATTTCCCGTCCGACGTAGTCGCGGGATTCATCCTCGGCGTAGGGATCGTGTACTCATCATGGATCGGTTTCATCGGCAAGACGGCAGCGACCTCCTCACCCGGGCCGTCGCACCCTGCGTAG
- a CDS encoding phosphatase PAP2 family protein → MDRFHRQDGSDLLTRAVAPCVALGGVIVGFGFALKGPLDGLSHSEEAVNKDLADGRSGTWNTITLIWSHIGNTESVIGVCIIVAAILLWRTRNWRLAAVPVLAIAMQGLIFLIASQVVGRQRPEVEKLDPSPPTGSYPSGHTGASTGLYLSLALLALAIHRTWLRTLTIIVCLCAPLLVAYARLYRGMHHPTDIAAAFLNGITCALIAYAWYNHRTRQLNRSEQLHPVGKRRGRAAA, encoded by the coding sequence ATGGATCGGTTTCATCGGCAAGACGGCAGCGACCTCCTCACCCGGGCCGTCGCACCCTGCGTAGCGCTGGGCGGCGTGATCGTCGGCTTCGGGTTCGCTCTGAAGGGCCCGCTCGACGGGTTGTCGCACTCGGAGGAAGCGGTCAACAAGGATCTGGCCGACGGCCGGAGCGGTACCTGGAACACGATCACCCTGATCTGGTCGCACATCGGCAACACGGAGTCGGTGATCGGCGTCTGCATCATCGTCGCGGCCATCCTGCTCTGGCGGACCCGCAATTGGCGCCTCGCCGCAGTACCGGTGCTGGCGATCGCGATGCAGGGCCTGATCTTCCTGATCGCCTCCCAGGTCGTCGGCCGTCAACGCCCTGAGGTCGAAAAACTCGACCCCTCACCTCCGACGGGCAGCTATCCCAGCGGCCACACCGGCGCCTCCACCGGCCTGTACTTGTCTTTGGCGCTCCTGGCGCTGGCGATCCACCGCACCTGGCTCCGCACCCTGACGATCATCGTCTGCCTGTGCGCGCCCCTCCTGGTCGCGTACGCCCGCCTCTACCGCGGCATGCACCACCCGACTGACATCGCCGCTGCCTTCCTCAACGGCATCACCTGCGCGCTGATCGCCTACGCCTGGTACAACCACCGAACCCGGCAGCTCAACCGCAGCGAGCAGCTCCACCCCGTCGGCAAGCGACGGGGCAGAGCCGCCGCCTGA